A window from Toxoplasma gondii ME49 chromosome IX, whole genome shotgun sequence encodes these proteins:
- a CDS encoding hypothetical protein (encoded by transcript TGME49_306400): MKKKKTGSGRAAASTRALLSAGGKQGSRAVVALTAETQRVLLRERTGSSSRRIVVSPGTKTALLAVAPAEQTAETVEARKARLLGMSLDALIRDEAREKQTPLLPVPPRHNTPGPLRLAQARSVSLRPAEKAQGSSGATDAKGGGAAGRLFRQAIGRGGESAGEREGDAGSGRGGGDNAGRLRVAGVSATRDAGPRGVERAPPPGASGESSRRTSIEEGLVSDEDGLERPRHTPRCSRKLTAPKETPLLNGGWTSGRVCLSPAVGTQRVKLVGRDEIDEEAGQGPTQDEGPRKVVLTDGAREVMQSCRSGRVRLQGEEEEEGEEEEGEEGEGQRVPEGIEGKSQRAVERETGAKTEKEVRHSREAETRAARACLQTAAKAAALSSASPAFPRSANARQATAERHPAGLGPDAQRPGSTSRTVACRETETGLKQGLKEGLKQGLKQGLKEGPKQGPKRSPTQVPKGPEQTRSGSASPRGPRGVEGPQPEGDSGERRGDTSAAVARGGESAHAVAAEMRRDERTPGPAGRVTLPAEGEGPRRVVRRESGAKTRGDTPGCAPRAAEQDAVGPALQASRGEGIRRGRSLSEEGSRGRPAAGKTRRRSPSVSEEASRRAREGAQIRRDQPGDYRRQERSSRARSRSVEAAQTGRESRERSRLSPRAPRGQDGFRAEGPLRGKGSPRGSQLAAAGSEELTLGREKERASGKRTAKGSAASPERRGREVDRGRTQGGREDSRAGRGDRAGSPSARIVILAETGSTAEDVTNREGAHPTRKRGRSPSGPLEEPNGAERPRPAAAGRTRGRSPRASQSLSRDPSLEPKRTRRDADSPPRREQDRRLSVSVSRERRRARESARSPRRERETRGYGALEREMSPRRTWRSPSRGRSFSGASTGPQKRRAFSPRREVSRSPRGPRRYADSPGHRRERSPIMRPLKRGAAPRGPRSVSVSPGPVRGRVARRRSPRGYRDSRTFDRSSSDSRRCSRSWSLSRSRDRRPVRRRSFSSSLSPGGRSPYSSRSVSPEPRRKAPSTGRRFRSRSPFEDFSRGPRGAPPETGVSSRGLHEPVGSRSRRGRQFEVRGPSSGGGAAPVVLRTRRQREESQEPLRASRRAPSPVPVVLAPPTGPAPQIAILRPRGVPEGPAERRGSLAGHRESEREETRHFEERRREERRHFEGQRFGDSFGRGPAPGPDDSPPRACGDYLLGRRCPAGGAATCPLLHPAQRDLFKFDQHSLCLKPAYMREAVALGWVPRAARPLDAGARRPVDPKGARTAEDRRGRRAAESARGDRAPAQAEERRRSAREDNASDERKEEREERREPIQRSASQQRALDGYFKSQTQEFLNAESYMEGWCKKELIEYFYDEYLSQNMSKEDALASATAYVERPEEYGLRRTTAE, translated from the exons atgaagaagaagaagacagggtCGGGGCGCGCCGCGGCGTCGACGCGCGCGTTGCTTTCTGCGGGGGGGAAGCAAGGCTCTCGCGCAGTCGTGGCGCTGACCGCTGAGACGCagcgcgttcttctccgcgaACGGACAGGCTCCAGCTCGAGACGCATCGTCGTCTCTCCAGGGACAAAGACGGCGCTCCTCGCTGTGGCGCCTGCCGAGCAGACCGCGGAGACAGTTGAGGCGCGGAAGGCTCGCCTTCTGGGCATGTCTCTCGACGCCCTGATTCgcgacgaagcgagagaaaagcagactcCCCTGCTCCCGGTCCCCCCTCGGCACAACACCCCAGGGCCTCTGCGCCTCGCACAGGCCCGAAGTGTCTCCTTGAGACCCGCGGAGAAGGCCCAAGGCTCTTCGGGCGCCACGGACGCGAAGGGAGGCGGCGCTGCGGGGCGGCTGTTTCGACAAGCGATTGGGCGCGGCGGGGAGTCTGCTGGCGAGCGGGAGGGAGACGCCGGGAGCGgccgaggcggcggagacaacGCGGGGCGCCTGCGGGTggcaggtgtctccgcgacGCGGGACGCAGGCCCGCGGGGGGTCGAGAGAGCGCCGCCGCCTGGGGCGTCCGGGGAATCCTCTCGCCGGACGAGCATCGAAGAAGGACTTGTCTCTGACGAAGATGGACTGGAGCGTCCGAGACACACGCCGCGGTGCTCCAGAAAGCTCACCgcgccgaaggagacaccccTCTTGAACGGCGGCTGGACCTCTGggcgcgtctgtctctcgcccgCGGTCGGAACTCAGCGCGTGAAGCTGGTGGGCCGCGACGAGATCGACGAGGAAGCTGGGCAAGGCCCGACGCAGGACGAGGGCCCCCGGAAAGTCGTCTTGACCGACGGGGCGAGGGAAGTCATGCAGAGTTGCCGAAGTGGAAGAGTTCGACTtcaaggagaagaggaagaggagggagaagaggaagaaggagaagagggagaaggacagagagtGCCGGAAGGGATCGAAGGAAAGTCGCAGAGAGCAGTTGAGAGGGAGACTGgcgcgaagacggagaaagaagtgagACACTCGCGGGAGGCCGAGACGCGGGCAGCACGCGCATGTCTTCAGACTGCAGCGAAAGCCGCCGCgttgtcttctgcgtctcctgcctTCCCGCGGAGTGCGAACGCGCGCCAGGCGACAGCGGAGCGCCATCCCGCGGGCCTCGGCCCCGACGCCCAGAGACCAGGCTCCACGTCGCGAACTGTTGCCTgccgagaaacggagacaggcctCAAACAAGGACTCAAAGAAGGACTCAAACAAGGACTCAAACAAGGACTCAAAGAAGGCCCCAAACAAGGCCCCAAACGAAGCCCCACACAGGTGCCTAAGGGCCCCGAGCAGACCCGTTCaggctctgcgtctccgcgggGTCCGCGCGGCGTGGAAGGCCCTCAGCCAGAGGGAGACAGTGGGGAGCGTCGGGGAGACACTTCGGCTGCAGTCGCGAGGGGCGGCGagtccgcgcatgcagttgctgcGGAGAtgcggagagacgaaagaacgCCGGGCCCCGCAGGGCGCGTCACGTTGCCGGCGGAGGGCGAAGGCCCGCGGCGAGTCGTGAGGCGCGAGTCTGGGGCAaagacgcgaggagacacgccTGGGTGCGCGCCGCGGGCAGCTGAGCAAGACGCGGTCGGGCCAGCGCTGCAAGCGAGCCGGGGCGAGGGGAtcaggcgaggaagaagtctTTCTGAAGAAGGCTCGCGAGGGCGACCCGCGGCCGGCAAGACTCGCCGTAGGTCGCCGTCGGTCTCCGAGGAGGCGTCgcgacgcgcgagagagggagcgcAAATCCGCAGAGACCAACCGGGAGATTatcggagacaggagagaagctcGAGGGCGAGAAGTCGAAGCGTGGAGGCTGCGCAGACAGGGCGCGAATCCAGAGAGCGCAGTCGACTGTCCCCGCGCGCTCCCAGGGGCCAGGACGGTTTCCGCGCCGAGGGTCCACTGCGCGGGAAGGGATCGCCGCGTGGAAGTCAACTGGCGGCTGCTGGCTCCGAGGAACTCACTCTGGggcgcgaaaaagagagagcgtCTGGCAAACGGACTGCGAAGGGGAGCGCTGCGTCACCGGAGCGGCGAGGCCGCGAAGTGGATCGGGGACGGACCCAAGGTGGGCGTGAAGACTCGCGAGCTGGCCGCGGAGACCGAGCCGGCTCGCCCTCGGCGCGAATCGTCATTCTCGCAGAGACAGGCTCCACAGCTGAAGATGTTACGAACCGAGAGGGCGCACATccgacgaggaagcgaggccGGAGCCCGTCCGGGCCTCTCGAAGAACCGAACGGCGCAGAGAGGCCGCGGCCGGCTGCTGCCGGAAGGACTCGAGGGAGGTCACCCAGGGCAAGCCAATCGCTGTCACGAGACCCGTCTTTGGAGCCGAAGCGGACGCGTCGGGACGCAGACTCGCCGCCGCGGCGCGAACAAGACAGGCGACTGAGCGTGAGCGTCTCGAGGGAGCGGCGCAGGGCCCGCGAGTCCGCGCGAAGTCCCcgtcgagagcgagagacccGCGGTTACGGAGCTCTGGAGCGCGAGATGTCTCCACGGAGAACGTGGCGGAGCCCCAGTCGCGGGCGATCGTTCTCTGGGGCGTCTACGGGGCCGCAGAAGCGACGGGCCTTCAGTCCGCGCCGGGAGGTGTCGAGGTCCCCGCGAGGCCCGCGAAGATACGCCGATTCCCCAGGTCACCGGCGCGAGAGGAGCCCAATCATGAGACCACTAAAGCGCGGCGCGGCTCCTAGGGGCCCGCGCagtgtctccgtgtctccggGACCCGTCCGGGGCCGCGTGGCGCGTCGAAGAAGTCCGAGAGGCTACCGCGACTCGCGGACCTTCGACCGGAGCAGCTCCGACTCACGCCGGTGCAGCCGCAGCTGGAGCCTGAGTCGGAGCAGAGACCGAAGACCCGTTCGACGGAGatcgttctcctcctcactGTCTCCCGGCGGTCGCTCGCCGTACTCGAGCCGGTCAGTGTCGCCTGAGCCACGGCGCAAGGCCCCGTCCACGGGGCGCAGATTCCGGAGCCGCTCGCCGTTTGAGGACTTCAGCCGCGGGCCGCGCGGCgcgcctccagagacaggtgtctcctcccgGGGCCTGCACGAGCCGGTGGGCTCCAGAAGCCGGCGCGGCAGGCAGTTCGAGGTCCGAGGGCCCTCGTCAGGCGGCGGGGCCGCGCCGGTGGTTCTGCGGACGCGGCGTCAACGCGAAGAGTCGCAGGAGCCTTTGCGAGCCTCGCGTCGCGCGCCGTCTCCGGTGCCCGTGGTGCTCGCGCCTCCGACTGGCCCAGCTCCGCAGATCGCCATTCTCCGCCCGCGAGGGGTCCCGGAAGGCCCAGCGGAGCGCCGGGGATCGCTCGCGGGCCACAGAGAgtccgagagagaggagacgcgacacTTCGAGGAGCGACgccgcgaagaaaggagacacttcgaGGGCCAGCGCTTCGGAGACAGTTTCGGGCGCGGGCCGGCGCCGGGCCCAGACGACTCGCCGCCACGCGCATGTGGGGACTACCTGCTGGGCAGGCGTTGCCCCGCAGGCGGTGCGGCGACCTGTCCGCTCTTGCATCCAGCGCAGCGCGACTTGTTCAAGTTCGACCAACACTCGCTGTGTCTGAAGCCAGCCTACATGCGCGAGGCGGTCGCGCTGGGCTGGGTGCCCCGCGCCGCGCGCCCCTTGGACGCAGGCGCCCGGAGACCTGTGGATCCCAAAGGCGCGCGCACAGCTGAGGACCGACGCGGCCgcagagccgcagagagCGCCCGCGGAGACCGAGCGCCGGCGCAGGCCGAGGAGCGGCGGCGGTCAGCGCGAGAGGACAAcgcgagcgacgagagaaaggaagagcgagaggaacggagagaaccAATTCAGAGATCTGCTTCTCAACAACGCGCGCTGGACGGATACTTCAAATCGCAGACCCAAGAATTCCTCAATGCAGAGTCCTACATGGAAGGGTGGTGCAAGAAGGAACTCATCGAG TATTTTTACGACGAATATCTCAGTCAAAACATGTCCAAGGAGGACGCCCTTGCTTCCGCTACAG CCTACGTCGAGCGGCCCGAGGAGTATGGCTTGCGGAGGACCACGGCGGAGTGA